Proteins found in one [Synechococcus] sp. NIES-970 genomic segment:
- a CDS encoding acetyltransferase, GNAT family: protein MSSERFQFELAQSVAEIRAYFALRQDIFCEEQGIFTGNDFDDLDQVAYPIVALDKSSSPQSKVVGVVRIYESEPEVWYGGRLGVHPEFRRVGRIGKGLIYKAVTTAHGWGCTQFLATVQLQNVRFFQRQHWHSLAEVDICDRPHHLMEADLNFYPPAVNSRPQLDLGTWLVS from the coding sequence ATGAGCAGTGAACGATTTCAGTTTGAACTCGCCCAGTCTGTGGCGGAAATTCGCGCTTATTTTGCTTTAAGACAGGACATTTTTTGCGAAGAACAGGGAATTTTTACGGGCAATGATTTTGATGACCTCGATCAGGTTGCCTATCCGATTGTCGCTTTGGACAAGAGCTCATCTCCCCAGAGTAAGGTGGTTGGGGTTGTGCGCATCTACGAAAGTGAGCCCGAGGTTTGGTATGGTGGCCGCCTGGGGGTACATCCAGAGTTTCGGCGGGTGGGACGCATTGGTAAGGGGCTGATCTATAAAGCGGTCACCACTGCCCATGGTTGGGGCTGTACTCAGTTTCTGGCGACGGTGCAGCTACAGAATGTGCGTTTTTTCCAGCGGCAACATTGGCATTCCCTGGCGGAAGTGGACATTTGCGATCGCCCCCACCATCTCATGGAGGCAGATTTAAACTTTTATCCACCGGCAGTAAATTCCCGACCCCAACTTGATTTGGGGACTTGGCTCGTTTCTTAA
- a CDS encoding beta-lactamase: MNHRFLLPISLAIGSSGILLTSPVSAELSNRLYAPQIAQRPRISHSTAVDDSSLGSVKRQERPDWASFFDGAEAQGTIVILDQRGGAQQLWVYDQERADRAYSPASTFKIPHSLFALDAGVVRDEFQVFEWDGVERDFAPHNQDQDLRSAMRNSAVWIYEMFAKEIGEAKAREYLTEIDYGNADPSTSGGAYWIDGALAISAQEQVDFLQKLYRNELPFKVEHQRLVKDIMIVEAEQNWILRAKTGWEGRWGWWVGWVEWPTGPVFFALNIDTPNRLDDLYKREAITRAILQSIDALPTEESPN; encoded by the coding sequence ATGAATCATCGTTTTCTTTTACCCATTTCTTTAGCTATAGGTAGTTCGGGCATATTACTTACTTCACCTGTCTCAGCAGAGCTGAGTAATAGATTGTATGCTCCGCAGATTGCACAGCGACCAAGGATAAGTCATTCGACCGCTGTAGATGATAGCTCTTTGGGCAGTGTAAAAAGACAAGAGCGACCAGATTGGGCCAGTTTCTTCGACGGCGCTGAGGCTCAAGGAACTATCGTAATATTAGATCAGCGCGGAGGTGCTCAGCAATTGTGGGTCTACGACCAGGAACGGGCTGATAGGGCCTATTCTCCGGCATCAACATTTAAAATTCCGCATTCTCTCTTTGCACTCGATGCCGGTGTTGTTCGGGATGAATTTCAAGTGTTTGAGTGGGATGGCGTGGAAAGGGACTTTGCGCCACACAATCAGGATCAAGATTTGCGCTCAGCGATGCGAAACTCAGCCGTTTGGATTTACGAAATGTTTGCTAAGGAAATCGGAGAAGCGAAAGCAAGAGAGTATCTAACAGAAATTGACTATGGCAACGCAGACCCAAGCACTAGCGGAGGTGCCTATTGGATTGATGGAGCGCTAGCAATCTCGGCACAAGAGCAAGTTGATTTTCTACAAAAGCTGTATCGAAACGAGCTCCCTTTTAAGGTTGAGCACCAGCGATTAGTCAAGGATATTATGATCGTTGAAGCAGAGCAGAATTGGATTCTACGGGCTAAAACTGGCTGGGAAGGGCGCTGGGGTTGGTGGGTAGGATGGGTCGAGTGGCCAACAGGCCCTGTGTTCTTCGCTCTCAATATCGATACACCAAATCGATTAGACGATCTCTATAAAAGAGAGGCAATTACACGCGCTATCTTGCAATCTATTGATGCATTGCCTACGGAAGAAAGTCCAAATTAA
- a CDS encoding phosphoribosylformylglycinamidine synthase II related protein, AIR synthase related protein, translating into MNITLPQLAETLRHNLGLLHKQDIQLASRHFQQQFTAQGQAILLGDDCAAIPDQAGFLLLAAEGMSPALVQQDPWFAGWCGVLVNVSDIYAMGGRPLAVVDALWTCGDQQAQQIWAGMQAAAEKFQVPIVGGHTNTHSEYDALGVAILGRAKRLITSFDAQVGDRLVLVANFQGQPRPQLPYCWDAATQADPAQLQAQWGLLPLLAERGLCSAGKDVSMGGIIGTTLMLLETSNCGAVLDIGAIPCPPQLDLQQWLLSFPSYGFLLAVPPEQVSEVQTLCQDQGLVAGAIATITPGHTLTLKLGETSLDFWHLDHVPLTGFTGSP; encoded by the coding sequence GTGAACATCACTTTACCCCAGTTGGCAGAGACCCTACGCCACAATCTGGGCCTTTTGCATAAACAGGACATCCAACTCGCTTCCCGGCACTTTCAACAGCAATTTACGGCCCAGGGGCAAGCCATTCTGCTTGGGGATGATTGTGCAGCCATCCCAGACCAAGCTGGCTTTCTCCTGCTGGCGGCGGAGGGCATGAGCCCCGCATTGGTGCAGCAGGATCCGTGGTTTGCAGGATGGTGCGGGGTGCTCGTAAATGTCAGTGATATCTATGCCATGGGGGGACGGCCCTTGGCGGTTGTGGATGCTCTGTGGACCTGTGGCGACCAGCAGGCACAGCAAATTTGGGCCGGGATGCAGGCAGCGGCAGAAAAGTTTCAGGTACCAATTGTCGGGGGTCATACCAATACCCACAGTGAATATGATGCCTTGGGGGTCGCGATCCTTGGCCGGGCAAAACGGCTGATTACCAGTTTTGATGCCCAGGTGGGCGATCGCCTCGTGTTAGTCGCTAATTTTCAAGGGCAACCCCGGCCCCAACTGCCCTACTGTTGGGATGCTGCCACCCAAGCAGATCCGGCTCAACTTCAGGCCCAATGGGGTTTATTACCGCTCTTGGCCGAACGGGGTTTATGTAGCGCGGGTAAAGATGTCAGTATGGGGGGAATTATCGGCACAACTTTGATGCTCTTGGAAACATCTAATTGCGGTGCCGTCTTGGATATCGGCGCTATTCCCTGTCCACCACAACTCGATTTACAACAGTGGCTCCTCAGTTTTCCGAGTTATGGTTTTTTACTGGCTGTGCCCCCAGAGCAGGTCTCTGAAGTACAAACCCTATGCCAAGATCAGGGGTTAGTCGCCGGGGCGATCGCCACCATTACCCCAGGCCATACCTTAACCCTCAAACTGGGGGAAACCAGCCTCGACTTTTGGCACCTCGACCATGTTCCCCTCACTGGCTTTACAGGAAGCCCTTAG